Proteins found in one candidate division KSB1 bacterium genomic segment:
- a CDS encoding TetR/AcrR family transcriptional regulator, whose protein sequence is MNTKGEKTRQHIIDKATVLFTKNGFNHTTVSQILAATGIAKGGFYFHFKSKESLVLAVIESLKECWAKEILPKLKEGKDARENLKLMFSAPGDCCNSSEGIRPTILLLNLATEMLEVNDKFSTMLSQIIKDWWTILEAIIEQGKSERIFRSDIDKQSVAAIILCNVMGANLLALLNKEPAFYNKQLSTFERVLFKGIEEN, encoded by the coding sequence ATGAATACAAAAGGTGAAAAAACACGACAGCATATCATTGATAAAGCAACCGTTCTGTTTACAAAGAACGGATTCAATCATACCACTGTGAGCCAAATTTTAGCTGCGACTGGTATTGCGAAAGGCGGCTTCTATTTTCATTTTAAAAGCAAAGAGAGTTTGGTGCTTGCTGTGATTGAGTCGCTAAAAGAATGTTGGGCAAAAGAGATTTTACCTAAACTGAAAGAAGGAAAAGATGCCAGGGAAAACCTCAAGTTGATGTTTTCTGCCCCGGGTGATTGCTGTAACAGTTCTGAGGGAATTCGCCCAACTATTTTGCTATTGAATTTGGCGACAGAAATGCTGGAGGTCAATGATAAATTTTCGACAATGCTGAGCCAAATTATAAAAGACTGGTGGACGATCCTCGAGGCCATAATCGAACAGGGCAAATCGGAACGGATTTTCAGAAGTGACATCGACAAGCAATCCGTTGCTGCGATAATTCTGTGTAATGTCATGGGAGCAAATTTACTGGCTCTACTAAACAAAGAGCCTGCTTTTTATAACAAGCAACTTTCTACGTTTGAAAGAGTTTTATTTAAAGGGATTGAGGAAAATTAA
- a CDS encoding sigma-70 family RNA polymerase sigma factor — MNLFKSKNNGRDYEFDILLRENINGMFSLALRMTRNQLDAEDLVQDTALKAFRYFHKFDQGTNFRAWIYRILTNNFINFYRKNQKQPAQIEIENVSFKLKQEGAGFWNRLNDRNNGFDYDDLFDDEINAAIDKLPGEYRIVLLLADVEGLSYKEISEVIAHPLGTVMSRLHRGRKMLQRSLRRYAEENGYKVEADLV; from the coding sequence ATGAACTTATTTAAGTCAAAAAACAACGGCCGCGACTATGAATTTGATATTCTCCTGCGGGAAAATATAAACGGCATGTTTTCACTCGCCCTGCGGATGACCCGCAACCAATTAGATGCTGAAGATTTGGTTCAGGATACGGCGTTGAAAGCGTTCCGCTATTTCCATAAATTTGATCAAGGGACCAATTTCAGAGCCTGGATTTACCGCATTCTCACCAATAATTTTATAAACTTTTACCGCAAGAATCAGAAACAGCCCGCACAAATTGAAATTGAAAATGTCTCATTCAAATTGAAGCAAGAAGGAGCGGGTTTCTGGAACCGGCTCAACGACAGAAACAACGGGTTTGATTACGATGATTTATTTGACGACGAAATTAACGCTGCCATCGACAAGCTTCCGGGGGAATATAGAATTGTTCTCTTGCTTGCGGATGTGGAGGGACTAAGCTACAAAGAAATCTCTGAAGTGATTGCACACCCTTTGGGTACGGTTATGTCGAGACTGCACCGGGGCAGAAAAATGCTGCAACGGAGTCTCAGACGGTATGCCGAG